A DNA window from Jaculus jaculus isolate mJacJac1 chromosome 1, mJacJac1.mat.Y.cur, whole genome shotgun sequence contains the following coding sequences:
- the Syt8 gene encoding synaptotagmin-8 isoform X2, with the protein MGVSQQGRMMGHAPEPLSTSAPAGTTAVPGLIPDLVPRIPWPRWVFIITALAAGALIISCLLCVACCCHRRHQRPRKQPKDKEAVGLQSARSSTTAHLVQPDVDILESSSEGARKWGRLLLSLEYDFGSQEIRVGLRQATDLKAEGTADPYARVSVSPQAGHRHETKVHRGTLCPMFEETCCFPVPQAELSRTTLQVRLLDFKRFSEHEALGELHLPLDTVDPQHVLERWYQLGPPGTAEPKQIGELCFSLRYVPGSGRLTVVVLEARGLSTGLAETYVKVQLILNQRKWRRKKTSTKKGTTTPYFNEAFTFLVPFSQLQSVDLVLAIWAHRLQFRAEPVGKVWLGPRASGQPLQHWADMLAHARRPIAQWHHLQPPREVDRALGLHPQRRLPRPRS; encoded by the exons CCAGCAGGGCAGGATGATGGGGCATGCCCCAGAGCCCCTGAGCACCTCAGCTCCGGCTGGTACCACTGCTGTGCCAGGTCTCATTCCAGACCTCGTTCCCAGGATCCCCT GGCCACGCTGGGTCTTCATTATCACCGCTCTTGCCGCCGGCGCCCTCATCATCTCCTGTCTGCTCTGTGTCGCCTGCTGCTGCCACCGCCGCCACCAGCGCCCAAGAAAACAACCCAAAGACAAGGAGGCCGTGGGCCTGCAAAGCGCCCGGAGCAGTACCACCGCCCACCTG GTCCAGCCAGATGTGGACATCCTGGAATCCAGCTCCGAGGGAGCTCGTAAGTGGGGGCGTCTGCTGCTCTCACTGGAATATGACTTTGGAAGCCAGGAG atCAGGGTAGGCCTGCGACAGGCCACAGACCTGAAGGCCGAGGGCACCGCAGACCCCTACGCCCGTGTCAGTGTCTCCCCCCAGGCTGGGCACAGACATGAGACGAAGGTGCACCGGGGCACACTCTGCCCCATGTTCGAAGAGACCTGCTGCTTCCCC GTCCCCCAAGCAGAGCTGTCCAGGACCACCCTGCAGGTGCGGCTGCTGGACTTCAAGCGTTTCTCAGAGCATGAGGCTCTGGGGGAGCTCCACCTGCCTTTGGACACGGTGGACCCACAGCATGTCCTAGAACGCTGGTACCAGCTGGGCCCACCAGGCACTGCTGAG CCCAAGCAGATCGGTGAGCTATGCTTCTCGCTGCGCTACGTGCCCGGCTCCGGCCGCCTGACGGTGGTTGTGCTGGAGGCCCGAGGCCTGAGTACGGGGTTGGCAG AGACCTATGTGAAGGTTCAGCTCATCCTGAACCAGAGGaaatggaggaggaagaagacatCCACTAAAAAGGGCACAACCACCCCCTACTTCAACGAGGCCTTTACCTTCCTGGTCCCTTTCAGTCAGCTCCAG AGTGTGGACTTGGTGCTGGCCATCTGGGCCCACAGACTACAATTCCGGGCTGAGCCTGTGGGCAAGGTGTGGCTGGGCCCCAGGGCCTCAGGTCAGCCCTTACAGCACTGGGCCGATATGCTGGCGCATGCGCGTCGGCCCATTGCCCAGTGGCATCACCTGCAGCCCCCCAGGGAGGTGGACCGAGCCCTGGGTCTGCATCCCCAACGGCGCCTGCCCAGGCCCCGTTCCTGA
- the Syt8 gene encoding synaptotagmin-8 isoform X1 has product MMGHAPEPLSTSAPAGTTAVPGLIPDLVPRIPWPRWVFIITALAAGALIISCLLCVACCCHRRHQRPRKQPKDKEAVGLQSARSSTTAHLVQPDVDILESSSEGARKWGRLLLSLEYDFGSQEIRVGLRQATDLKAEGTADPYARVSVSPQAGHRHETKVHRGTLCPMFEETCCFPVPQAELSRTTLQVRLLDFKRFSEHEALGELHLPLDTVDPQHVLERWYQLGPPGTAEPKQIGELCFSLRYVPGSGRLTVVVLEARGLSTGLAETYVKVQLILNQRKWRRKKTSTKKGTTTPYFNEAFTFLVPFSQLQSVDLVLAIWAHRLQFRAEPVGKVWLGPRASGQPLQHWADMLAHARRPIAQWHHLQPPREVDRALGLHPQRRLPRPRS; this is encoded by the exons ATGATGGGGCATGCCCCAGAGCCCCTGAGCACCTCAGCTCCGGCTGGTACCACTGCTGTGCCAGGTCTCATTCCAGACCTCGTTCCCAGGATCCCCT GGCCACGCTGGGTCTTCATTATCACCGCTCTTGCCGCCGGCGCCCTCATCATCTCCTGTCTGCTCTGTGTCGCCTGCTGCTGCCACCGCCGCCACCAGCGCCCAAGAAAACAACCCAAAGACAAGGAGGCCGTGGGCCTGCAAAGCGCCCGGAGCAGTACCACCGCCCACCTG GTCCAGCCAGATGTGGACATCCTGGAATCCAGCTCCGAGGGAGCTCGTAAGTGGGGGCGTCTGCTGCTCTCACTGGAATATGACTTTGGAAGCCAGGAG atCAGGGTAGGCCTGCGACAGGCCACAGACCTGAAGGCCGAGGGCACCGCAGACCCCTACGCCCGTGTCAGTGTCTCCCCCCAGGCTGGGCACAGACATGAGACGAAGGTGCACCGGGGCACACTCTGCCCCATGTTCGAAGAGACCTGCTGCTTCCCC GTCCCCCAAGCAGAGCTGTCCAGGACCACCCTGCAGGTGCGGCTGCTGGACTTCAAGCGTTTCTCAGAGCATGAGGCTCTGGGGGAGCTCCACCTGCCTTTGGACACGGTGGACCCACAGCATGTCCTAGAACGCTGGTACCAGCTGGGCCCACCAGGCACTGCTGAG CCCAAGCAGATCGGTGAGCTATGCTTCTCGCTGCGCTACGTGCCCGGCTCCGGCCGCCTGACGGTGGTTGTGCTGGAGGCCCGAGGCCTGAGTACGGGGTTGGCAG AGACCTATGTGAAGGTTCAGCTCATCCTGAACCAGAGGaaatggaggaggaagaagacatCCACTAAAAAGGGCACAACCACCCCCTACTTCAACGAGGCCTTTACCTTCCTGGTCCCTTTCAGTCAGCTCCAG AGTGTGGACTTGGTGCTGGCCATCTGGGCCCACAGACTACAATTCCGGGCTGAGCCTGTGGGCAAGGTGTGGCTGGGCCCCAGGGCCTCAGGTCAGCCCTTACAGCACTGGGCCGATATGCTGGCGCATGCGCGTCGGCCCATTGCCCAGTGGCATCACCTGCAGCCCCCCAGGGAGGTGGACCGAGCCCTGGGTCTGCATCCCCAACGGCGCCTGCCCAGGCCCCGTTCCTGA
- the Tnni2 gene encoding troponin I, fast skeletal muscle, which yields MGDEEKRNRAITARRQHLKSVMLQIAATELEKEESRRESEKQNYLSEHCPPLHIPGSMAEVQELCKQLHAKIDAAEEEKYDMEVKVQKSSKELEDMNQKLFDLRGKFKRPPLRRVRMSADAMLKALLGSKHKVCMDLRANLKQVKKEDTEKERDLRDVGDWRKNIEEKSGMEGRKKMFETES from the exons ATGGGAGA TGAGGAG AAACGCAACAGGGCCATCACGGCCCGGAGACAGCACCTGAAG AGTGTGATGCTCCAAATTGCGGCCACGGAGCTGGAGAAGGAGGAGAGCCGCCGCGAATCCGAGAAGCAGAACTACCTGTCCGAGCACTGCCCACCACTGCACATCCCGGGCTCCATGGCCGAAGTGCAG GAGCTGTGCAAACAACTTCACGCCAAGATCGATGCCGCCGAGGAGGAGAAGTATGACATGGAGGTGAAGGTGCAGAAGAGCAGCAAGGAG ctGGAAGACATGAACCAGAAGCTGTTTGACCTGAGAGGCAAGTTTAAGAGGCCTCCACTGCGGCGGGTGCGCATGTCGGCCGACGCCATGCTGAAGGCACTGCTGGGCTCCAAGCACAAGGTGTGCATGGACTTGAGAGCCAACCTGAAGCAGGTCAAGAAGGAGGACACGGAGAAG GAGCGGGACCTGCGCGATGTGGGTGACTGGAGGAAGAATATCGAGGAGAAGTCCGGTATGGAGGGCCGGAAGAAGATGTTTGAGACTGAGTCCTAG